A genome region from Physeter macrocephalus isolate SW-GA chromosome 4, ASM283717v5, whole genome shotgun sequence includes the following:
- the ZC3H11A gene encoding zinc finger CCCH domain-containing protein 11A isoform X4, producing the protein MPNQGEDCYFFFYSTCTKGDSCPFRHCEAALGNETVCTLWQEGRCFRQVCRFRHMEIDKKRSEIPCYWENQPVGCQKLNCAFHHNRGRFVDGLFLPPSKTALPTVPESPEEEVKASQLTVQQNKLSVQSNPSPQLRSVMKAESSENVPSPTHPPVVINAADDDEDDDDQFSEEGDETKTPTLQPTPEVHNGLRVASARKPGVNLKQGECLNFGIKTLEEIKSKKMKEKSKKQGEGSSGASSLLLQPQPIPGPEKENVRTVVRTVTLSNKQGEEPLVRLNLTERLGKRRFLGGGDVDPPLKRSLAQRLGKKVEAPETNTDRTPKKVQVSKSLKERLGMSAGLNSEEAAERVTKVGEIHVKTLEEILLERASQKRGELQTKLKTEGPSKVDSTTGTRTSSTIRIKTFSEVFAEKKRQQEAERQKNKKDVTCIKLKTDNEIKKTVVLPPVVASRGQSEEPAGRAKSMQEVHIKTLEEIKLEKALRVQQSSESSTSSQPQPEATPGARRLPWITKKTGCSMNKITSDVFNVNLAIKEERKLKEESVVASQSSVTRTEAKETSDETTAVDITKIQVKRCETMREKHVQKLSEMGTSQKEKSVLTLLRGDLDTCNTQLAEKPVLTTVPDITRLLTKRPPSKLSQKTEVETSGIGHSKLNVKGATQTLEKRGKAKPKMNVKPSVVKVVSSPKVARKRKAVEVHSAVIAAVKPLSSSSLLQKSPAKKAAVAVVPLLSEDKSVTVPETEKPRDSFVLPPTQSSSDPSPPEASGPSSSQVAAKTRRLSPASTGKPLLSVEDDFEKLIWEISGGKLEAEIDLDPGKDEDDLLLELSEMIDS; encoded by the exons ATGCCTAATCAAGGAGAagactgctatttttttttctattctacgTGTACTAAA GGTGACAGCTGTCCATTCCGTCATTGTGAAGCTGCATTAGGAAATGAAACTGTTTGCACATTATGGCAGGAAGGGCGCTGTTTTCGACAGGTGTGCAGGTTTCGGCACATGGAGATTGAT AAAAAACGCAGTGAGATTCCTTGTTACTGGGAAAATCAGCCAGTGGGATGTCAGAAACTAAACTGTGCTTTTCATCACAACAGAGGACGTTTTGTTGATGGCCTTTTCCTACCTCCAAGCAAAA CTGCGTTGCCTACTGTGCCTGAGTCACCAGAAGAGGAAGTGAAGGCTAGCCAGCTCACAGTTCAACAAAACAAATTATCTGTCCAGTCTAATCCCTCTCCTCAGCTGCGAAGTGTTATGAAAGCAGAAAGTTCAGAAAATGTTCCTAGCCCTACACATCCACCAGTGGTAATCAATGCTgcagatgatgatgaagatgatgatg ATCAGTTTTCTGAGGAAGGTGACGAAACCAAAACACCTACCCTGCAACCAACTCCTGAAGTTCATAATGGATTACGAGTGGCTTCTGCCCGGAAACCTGGGGTCAATTTAAAACAAG GTGAATGTTTGAATTTTGGGATAAAAACTCTTGAAgaaattaaatcaaagaaaatgaaggaaaaatcaaAGAAGCAAGGTG AAGGTTCTTCGGGAGCTTCCAGTCTTTTACTCCAACCACAGCCCATTCCAGGTCCTGAAAAAGAGAATGTCCGGACTGTGGTGAGGACAGTAACTCTGTCCAACAAACAAG GAGAAGAACCTTTGGTAAGATTGAATCTAACTGAGAGACTGGGGAAACGAAGATTTTTAGGAG GTGGTGACGTTGATCCTCCATTAAAGCGTAGCCTTGCACAAAGGCTAGGGAAGAAAGTTGAAGCTCCAGAGACTAACACTGACAGAACACCAAAGAAAG ttcaaGTTTCCAAGTCTCTGAAGGAGCGATTAGGCATGTCAGCTGGTCTAAACAGTGAGGAGGCAGCAG AGAGAGTTACTAAAGTTGGTGAGATCCACGTGAAGACATTAGAAGAAATTCTTCTCGAAAGAGCCAGTCAAAAACGTGGAGAATTGCAAACTAAACTCAAGACAGAAGGACCTTCAAAAGTTGATTCTACAACAGGAACAAGAACTTCCTCCACTATCCGAATCAAAACATTCTCTGAGGTCTTTGCTGAAAAGAAACGGcaacaggaagcagagagacaaaaaaacaaaaaggacgTAACCTGCATCAAGCTAAAGActgataatgaaattaaaaaaacagtggtTTTGCCACCTGTAGTAGCCAGCAGAGGACAATCAGAGGAACCTGCAGGTAGAGCGAAGTCTATGCAGGAAGTGCATATCAAGACGCTGGAGGAAATTAAACTGGAGAAGGCTCTGAGGGTGCAGCAGAGTTCTGAGAGCAGCACCAGCTCCCAGCCTCAGCCTGAGGCCACCCCAGGGGCAAGACGGCTTCCCTGGATCACTAAAAAAACAG GTTGCAGCATGAATAAAATTACTAGCGATGTGTTTAATGTGAATCTAGCtataaaagaagagaggaaacttAAAGAAGAAAGTGTTGTTGCTTCTCAGAGCAGTGTTACTAGAACAGAGGCTAAAGAG acttcagatgagaccacagcaGTTGACATCACTAAAATTCAAGTCAAGAGATGTGAAACAATGAGAGAAAAGCATGTGCAGAAACTGTCGGAGATGGGAACCtcacagaaggaaaaatcagTTTTGACACTCCTTCGGGGAGATTTAGACACTTGCAATACCCAGTTAGCAGAGAAACCAGTGCTCACTACTGTGCCAGACATCACACGGCTCCTGACTAAACGTCCTCCTTCAAAGTTATCCCAGAAGACAGAGGTAGAAACCTCAGGGATTGGGCACTCAAAACTGAATGTGAAAGGTGCAACACAGACCTTGGAAAAAAGAGGTAAAG CTAAACCTAAAATGAATGTGAAGCCATCTGTGGTTAAAGTTGTCTCATCACCCAAAGTGGCCCGAAAGCGCAAGGCAGTGGAGGTCCACTCTGCTGTCATTGCAGCTGTGAAACCACTCAGCTCCAGCAGTCTCCTGCAGAAAAGCCCAGCTAAAAAAGCAGCTGTG GCTGTTGTCCCACTTCTCTCTGAAGACAAATCAGTCACTGTGCCTGAGACAGAAAAACCTAGAGACAG ttttgtgCTGCCTCCAACCCAGTCCTCTTCAGATCCTTCCCCACCAGAAGCATCTGGCCCTTCCTCATCCCAGGTGGCCGCAAAAACTCGCCGACTCAGCCCTGCCTCAACAGGAAAGCCACTACTTTCTGTGGAGGATGATTTTGAGAAATTAATATGGGAGATTTCAGGAGGCAAATTAGAAGCTGAGATCGACCTGGATCCTGGGAAGGATGAAGATGACCTTCTGCTTGAGCTATCAGAAATGATTGATAGCTGA